From one Triticum aestivum cultivar Chinese Spring chromosome 4B, IWGSC CS RefSeq v2.1, whole genome shotgun sequence genomic stretch:
- the LOC123093111 gene encoding serine--tRNA ligase: protein MLDINLFRKEKGGDPELVRESQRRRFADGKPDEIEKNVGLVDEVIVLDEAWRQRQFELDKIRQELNKTSKEIGKLKAKKQDATELIQSTEEIKRRLAAKETEVEEAKTTLDTKLVTIGNLVHESVPISGDEANNAIVRTWGERRLEENLKNHVDLCIMLDIASLDKGADVAGGRGFFLKGNGVLLNQALINFGLTFLRIRGFTPMQTPFFMRKEIMAKCAQLAQFDEELYKVTGDGDDKYLIATSEQPLCAYHLGDRIYPADLPIRYAGFSTCFRKEAGSHGRDTAGIFRVHQFEKIEQFCATSPNDNESWEMHEEMIKNAEDFYKEIGLPYQLVSIVSGALNDAAAKKYDLEAWFPASKTFRELVSCSNCTDYQARRLGIGYGQKKNDEQSKQFVHMLNSTLTATERTLCCILENYQRADGVEVPKALQPFMGGIDFLPFKRPLDSKQAADSKPNKSKPKGNAA from the exons ATGCTCGACATCAACCTCTTTCGCAAGGAGAAGGGCGGTGATCCCGAGCTTGTCCGCGAATCGCAGCGCAGACGCTTCGCCGACGGCAAGCCCGATGAAATAGAGAAAAACGTTGGGCTCGTCGACGAGGTCATCGTCCTCGACGAGGCGTGGCGCCAGA GGCAGTTTGAGCTTGACAAGATCCGGCAGGAGCTCAACAAGACCAGCAAGGAGATCGGCAAGCTCAAGGCC AAAAAACAGGATGCGACGGAGCTGATACAGAGCACAGAGGAGATTAAGAGGAGGCTGGCCGCCAAGGAGACGGAGGTGGAGGAGGCCAAGACCACCCTCGACACCAAGCTCGTCACCATTGGCAACCTGGTGCATGAATCTGTGCCCATCAGCGGCGACGAG GCAAACAATGCTATTGTCCGGACATGGGGAGAGAGGAGACTGGAGGAGAACTTGAAGAATCATGTGGATCTTTGCATAATGCTTGACATTGCATCTTTGGACAAGG gtgccgatgtagCTGGTGGAAGAGGTTTCTTTTTGAAGGGCAACGGTGTCCTCCTGAACCAGGCATTGATAAATTTTGGCCTAACATTCCTGAGAATACGAGGCTTCACACCAATGCAAACTCCTTTTTTCATGAGAAAGGAAATCATGGCAAAATGTGCCCAGTTGGCCCAATTTGATGAGGAGCTCTACAAA GTAACAGGTGACGGAGACGATAAGTATCTCATAGCTACATCCGAGCAACCACTATGTGCTTATCATCTTGGTGATCGGATATATCCTGCTGATTTGCCAATTAG ATATGCTGGGTTCTCCACGTGCTTCCGGAAAGAAGCTGGTTCACACGGGAGGGATACAGCTGGCATCTTCAGAGTCCACCAGTTTGAAAAGATTGAACAGTTCTGTGCCACAAGTCCAAATGACAATGAATCATGGGAAATGCATGAGGAAATGATAAAAAATGCAGAAGATTTTTATAAGGAG ATTGGCCTACCGTATCAACTAGTTTCGATTGTCTCTGGTGCACTTAATGACGCTGCAGCTAAGAAGTATGATTTGGAAGCATGGTTCCCTGCATCAAAAACCTTCAGAGAATTAGTATCGTGTTCAAATTGCACAGATTATCAGGCAAGGAGACTTGGAATAGGTTATGGCCAGAAAAAG AATGACGAGCAGTCCAAGCAGTTTGTTCATATGTTGAATTCTACGCTGACTGCAACTGAGAGGACCCTTTGCTGTATTCTGGAGAACTACCAGAGGGCGGATGGCGTTGAAGTGCCAAAGGCACTGCAGCCATTCATGGGTGGGATAGATTTCCTTCCTTTCAAGCGTCCTCTTGATAGCAAACAAGCTGCTGACTCCAAACCCAACAAGTCTAAACCTAAG GGAAACGCAGCTTGA